The genomic stretch GCTGCTCCAGTAATTCCTGATAGGGATTGGTTTCTGACATGGGGAATCAGGACAGCCGGGGAAAGGTTTTGATAACCTCGATAATCTTTGCCGGATTACCCTTAAAGGCGTGACAGAGACCGGCAAGGTAGGTCAGAGGAGGATCGACAGGAACCCGTAATCCCAAAGCCTTGACCACGGGCAACCAGTGTTCGGCTTCAGGTACCCCGAACAACGTATGTTCACAGCAGCAATCGGCCCAGTCCTCGCAGGTATCTGTAGAGGGGATCTTCTGTCCGGCCACCACCAAACGCAACTGACGGCTGGCACGGGGCAGACGGACAATGATGCTGTTCAACCAAGTACGGAGATCATCCGCTGCCTTTTCATAGGTATCCACCGCCAACAGCATCGGGCTTTCCAGCTGGCTTGTATCTTCCAACCAGGCATCGGTGAGCATGATGCGCCGCTCCTCGCGCTCCTCCTTGCTCCCGCTGCTCAGCACTACATTGATCTGATTGCTATTGCCCTCAATCTGGTTGTCCCGGATCTCTACGTTATGCTGTTGCAGCCATCGGCTGAAGGCAGGCAATTTGTCTCGGCCCGCATGATGAACAGTGCGGCTGAAGACCTCGGCGGCATTGACCCCGTCCTGCTTGCAATCCACAAAAACTTGACAGGCGTCAGCCGGAGCCATGCGGCGGCAATTACGTAACAGACTGGTCTTGCCGCTGCCGGATTGGCCACTGAACAGAAGAATCGGTTCCGAGCATTCCTCCTGCCACAGACGGGCAAAAGAGGCTCGCGGCTCCTGATAATTCGCTAAAACATCTGCTTTCATGGATCAGTCGTTGCCGCTGTCTATCTTAGCGCGGTTGCCGTCAATCTCGTTCTGATCAATCTTTCCGCCGTTATGGGCTTTAAGTTCGTGATCATCACCGATGATTTTATTACTACTGACGCTGGTGACCGGTGGCTCAGCCGGGGCATGGGTTGCAACGCTTCCCTGGACACCATCCCGGTTGACCTTGATATCCCCAGAGCGGAACTTATCCTTCAGCACCGCAATCACAAAACAGACAACTATAACCAGGCCCACAGTGATAACAAATGCGAGTTGTACGTTTTCCGACATGGTTTTCTCCTTGTCACAGGGTATATACTGGAACCAAAAGTAGGGGCAAACCCATGTGTTCGCCCTATTGTTCAGGGCAGACACGCAGGTCTGCCCCTACAATCCCGCCCAGGAATTGGGATCTTATTTTCTGGGAATTCGCTAAGAACCCTGAAAGGGTTCAACAATAGCAGCTCAGGGTAACACCCTGAGCATAACATGCCAATTTTAGAAAACCTACTTCTTCTTTTTCTTCCTCTTCGGCTCAGCAACAACCCCAGCCTTCAGCTGCGGAAAGAGAATCACGTCCCGGATGGACGGCGAATCGGTGAACCAGCCGGTCAATCCCGATACACCGATTGGTTGAAACTCACTCAAAGCTCAACACAAGCCTCTTGCCGAGAGCAGCCGCAGCCTTGTCGATCATTTTCAGCGTCGGAGAATTATGCGGATTTTCGAGCCGTTTGACCGACGGCCAGGAAGTCTCAAGTATTCTTGCAAGATCTGCAAGCGACTTGCCTTCCCGCGATTTACGGATCAACAAAGCGGCCTGCACTTTGACGTCAGGCGGAATCAAATAAATATTATTACCCGTTACTGAAGAAGGTTCGGGGAGATCCAATCCTTCGTCAAGACGGTACTCCAAGGTCAGCCTAAGCACCTCAGAAGCATTAAACAGAGCCTCCGCCAAGGTTTCTCCTTGAGTCACAGCCTCTTCAATGTCGGGAAAAGAGACAAAGAAAAGGCCGTCCTCTTCAAGGATTATCTGTGCGGGGTATTGACTGTTCACTTCTTCTTTTTCTTCTTCTTCGGCTCAGCAACCACCTCAGCCTTCAGCTGCGGAAAGAGAATCACGTCGCGGATGGAC from Candidatus Electrothrix communis encodes the following:
- a CDS encoding AAA family ATPase; this translates as MKADVLANYQEPRASFARLWQEECSEPILLFSGQSGSGKTSLLRNCRRMAPADACQVFVDCKQDGVNAAEVFSRTVHHAGRDKLPAFSRWLQQHNVEIRDNQIEGNSNQINVVLSSGSKEEREERRIMLTDAWLEDTSQLESPMLLAVDTYEKAADDLRTWLNSIIVRLPRASRQLRLVVAGQKIPSTDTCEDWADCCCEHTLFGVPEAEHWLPVVKALGLRVPVDPPLTYLAGLCHAFKGNPAKIIEVIKTFPRLS
- a CDS encoding type II toxin-antitoxin system HicB family antitoxin; protein product: MNSQYPAQIILEEDGLFFVSFPDIEEAVTQGETLAEALFNASEVLRLTLEYRLDEGLDLPEPSSVTGNNIYLIPPDVKVQAALLIRKSREGKSLADLARILETSWPSVKRLENPHNSPTLKMIDKAAAALGKRLVLSFE